The Lycium ferocissimum isolate CSIRO_LF1 chromosome 1, AGI_CSIRO_Lferr_CH_V1, whole genome shotgun sequence genome includes a region encoding these proteins:
- the LOC132031297 gene encoding expansin-A7-like: MASFHHRWSLTIFLIVAILALIDRAMAGGYAAPSGFKATPWKLAHATFYGDETASATMGGACGYGNLFNSGYGTDTAALSSVLYSNGYACGQCYQIKCMQSKFCYSTIATVTATNLCPPNWSQDSNAGGWCNPPRTHFDMAKPAFMKIAQWKAGIVPITYRRVPCVKKGGIKFSFQGNGYWLLVYVMNVGGAGDIASMWVKGTKTNWLSMSHNWGASYQAFATLSGQALSFKLTSYTTHETIIATNVAPSNWNVGMTYQAKVNFK, translated from the exons ATGGCCTCTTTCCACCATAGATGGAGCTTGACAATATTCTTGATTGTTGCGATACTAGCACTCATTGATCGAGCAATGGCTGGAGGATATGCCGCCCCTAGCGGCTTCAAAGCGACCCCTTGGAAACTCGCTCATGCTACGTTCTATGGCGATGAGACTGCTTCAGCTACAATGG GGGGAGCTTGTGGATATGGAAACTTATTCAATTCAGGTTATGGAACAGATACAGCAGCATTAAGCTCAGTATTATACAGCAATGGATATGCATGTGGACAATGTTACCAAATAAAATGTATGCAGTCAAAATTTTGCTACTCAACCATTGCAACAGTCACAGCAACAAATCTTTGTCCACCAAATTGGTCACAAGATAGTAACGCTGGTGGTTGGTGTAATCCACCTCGTACACATTTTGACATGGCTAAACCTGCTTTCATGAAAATTGCTCAATGGAAGGCTGGCATTGTCCCTATTACATACCGCAg GGTACCTTGTGTTAAAAAAGGTGGAATCAAGTTCAGTTTCCAAGGAAATGGCTATTGGTTATTGGTATATGTGATGAATGTTGGTGGTGCTGGAGATATTGCTAGTATGTGGGTGAAGGGAACAAAGACAAATTGGTTAAGTATGAGCCATAATTGGGGAGCTTCATATCAAGCATTTGCAACTCTAAGTGGCCAAGCACTTTCTTTTAAACTCACTTCTTACACAACACATGAAACTATCATAGCTACTAATGTTGCACCTTCTAATTGGAATGTAGGAATGACCTACCAAGCCAAAGTCAACTTCAAATAA
- the LOC132059655 gene encoding PGR5-like protein 1B, chloroplastic: protein MATKFGFTVTTSTRLFHAPFRKKPVFSPSCNASLQGGLKVELINFGGRKLSAGRRLLVLSPKATTDQPGQLNQDEVDDSKILQYCSIDGKGKKSLGEMEQEFLQALQSFYYEGKAIMSNEEFDNLKEELMWEGSSVVMLSTDEQKFLEASMAYVSGNPIMTDKEYDKLKMKLKRDGSDIVVEGPRCSLRSRKVYSDLSVDYLKMFLLNVPAAVVALGLFFFLDDLTGFEITYLLELPEPFSFIFTWFAALPLILWLSFTITNVIIKDFLILKGPCPNCGTENTSFFGTILSVSSGGSNNKVKCSGCGTDLIYDSDTRLITLPEGSNA, encoded by the exons ATGGCCACCAAATTTGGGTTCACTGTAACAACAAGCACTCGACTGTTTCATGCACCTTTTAGAAAAAAACCTGTTTTTTCTCCATCTTGTAATGCTTCTTTACAAGGTGGTTTGAAGGTTGAATTGATTAATTTTGGTGGAAGAAAGTTATCTGCTGGACGTAGGCTATTGGTTCTTTCTCCAAAGGCTACTACTGATCAACCAG GTCAGCTCAACCAGGATGAGGTTGACGACAGTAAAATCTTGCAGTATTGTAGCATTGAtgggaaaggaaagaaatcacTTGGGGAAATGGAGCAAGAGTTTCTTCAAGCACTACAA TCATTCTATTACGAAGGAAAGGCCATCATGTCGAACGAGGAATTTGATAACCTTAAGGAAGAACTAATGTGGGAAGGCAGCAGCGTCGTCATGCtaa GCACTGATGAACAGAAGTTTCTGGAAGCTTCTATGGCTTATGTATCTGGGAATCCAATTATGACTGATAAAGAGTATGACAAGCTGAAGATGAAACTTAAG AGGGATGGCAGCGATATTGTAGTTGAGGGTCCAAGGTGCAGTCTTCGAAGTAGAAAG GTTTATAGTGACCTTTCTGTTGATTATCTGAAGATGTTCTTGTTAAATGTCCCTGCTGCTGTTGTTGCTCTTGGATT GTTTTTCTTCCTTGATGATTTGACTGGATTCGAGATCACTTATCTTTTGGAG CTTCCCGAACCTTTCAGTTTCATCTTCACTTGGTTTGCTGCTTTGCCCTTGATATTGTGGCTATCCTTTACAATCACAAATGTCATTATTAAAGATTTTCTGATCTTgaag GGCCCCTGTCCGAATTGTGGAACAGAGAATACTTCCTTCTTTGGTACCATATTATCAGTATCTAGTGGGGGTTCCAACAACAAAGTAAAATGCTCAGG TTGTGGGACAGACTTGATCTATGATTCAGACACGCGTTTGATCACATTGCCTGAAGGAAGTAATGCATGA